A stretch of DNA from Francisella uliginis:
CTTCTACTACCATGTTTAGCTACTTTATAACCTGCTGTAGCTGCTACTATAGCTGATGTTGTAGAGATATTGATAGTATTATAACCATCTCCTCCAGTACCTACTACATCTACAAGATCTTCTTTAATTTCTGGAAAACCTCTTGTATTATCAACCAAAGCTTTAGCTGCAGCTGCTATTTCTAAAGGCGTTTCTTTTTTTAATTTAAGAGCAGTTAATATACTAGTCTGCAAAGCTAACTCAATTTCACCTTTAATGAAAAAATCAAATAACTGATAACTTTCCTGGTAAGTTAGATCTTTTGAATCATATAATTTATCAACTATTTTTCTTAAGTCATTCATTGCTGCACCCATTTAATTACATTATCTAAAAGTTTAGAACCATGTATTGTCATTATAGATTCAGGATGAAATTGTAAACCACAAACTTTATTTTTATCATCCACTACAGCCATAACAAGATCATTAACTTCTGCTATAATTTCTAATCCAGTAGGGACTTTTACCCCTACCAATGAATGATATCTTGCAACAGTTAATGGAGATTCTAGATCATTAAATATAGTATGTTTATTATGTTTTACTCTAGCTATCTTACCATGTACTATTTCATTAGCATGAGAGACTATCCCACCATAAGCCTCTATTATAGCTTGATGTCCTAAGCAAATACCTATAATAGGAATTTTGCCTTTTATCAAAGAAATTAAATCTACTATACATCCTGCATTAGCTGGACTACCAGGACCTGGCGAAATAACAACTATAGGATTTTCTACAGAGTTAATCTTATCAAGTAAAACTTCTAGATATAAATTGTTCCTATATACTTCAACATTATTTCCTAAAACTTTAAACTCATCGACTAAATTATAAGAAAAAGAATCAAAATTATCTATAAATATAATATTTGCCATTAGCTACACTCCATGTACATTTTTAATAGCTGATATTACAGCTTGTGCTTTAGTTCTAGTTTCATCAGCCTCTGCTATTGGTATAGAATCTAAAACTACACCTGCTCCTGCTTGGATTTCTGCAACATTATCTTCAACATAAGCAGAACGAATAACTATACAACTATCCAAATCACCGTAACCATTTATATAACCTACAGCTCCACCATATCCACCTCTTGTTTGTTTTTCAACTTCAGAGATTAATTGCATAGCTTTTATTTTTGGAGCTCCTGTTAATGTACCCATATTCATAGATGCTTGATAAGCATGAAGAGCATCT
This window harbors:
- a CDS encoding aminodeoxychorismate/anthranilate synthase component II — translated: MANIIFIDNFDSFSYNLVDEFKVLGNNVEVYRNNLYLEVLLDKINSVENPIVVISPGPGSPANAGCIVDLISLIKGKIPIIGICLGHQAIIEAYGGIVSHANEIVHGKIARVKHNKHTIFNDLESPLTVARYHSLVGVKVPTGLEIIAEVNDLVMAVVDDKNKVCGLQFHPESIMTIHGSKLLDNVIKWVQQ